From Leptospira ellinghausenii, a single genomic window includes:
- a CDS encoding histidine kinase, which yields MAKPFVELEAQIPDLVKAKSKIVVRSSRMNRQLEQYVLGLITHILNEVGQSQFVEMLYTISKELTINGIKANQKRVFFEDEGLDITDEADYFQGIKEYSKKFSEKMADEYGKRCLARGVYVQIKFHYCLDGLLVEVTNNTPVIKTEEVRMREKMKKSMGYNDIAEFYMDNMDNTEGAGLGIALIMILLKNEGVDPNLFRIITHEDRTVARVEIPFNDNYVSFRSAELAEI from the coding sequence GTGGCGAAACCCTTTGTAGAATTAGAAGCACAAATCCCCGATTTAGTAAAGGCAAAATCGAAAATCGTCGTCCGCTCGTCTCGGATGAATCGCCAGTTGGAACAGTATGTGCTTGGGCTCATCACTCATATCCTAAACGAAGTGGGACAATCTCAATTTGTGGAAATGTTGTACACCATTTCCAAAGAACTCACCATCAACGGAATCAAAGCCAACCAAAAACGAGTCTTTTTTGAAGATGAAGGACTCGACATTACAGATGAAGCAGATTATTTCCAAGGGATCAAAGAGTATTCCAAAAAGTTCTCAGAGAAAATGGCAGATGAATATGGGAAACGATGCCTGGCCCGCGGTGTATATGTGCAAATCAAATTCCACTATTGTTTGGACGGACTCCTTGTGGAAGTGACAAACAACACTCCCGTCATCAAAACGGAAGAAGTTCGGATGAGAGAAAAAATGAAAAAGTCCATGGGTTATAATGACATCGCTGAATTTTACATGGACAATATGGACAATACAGAAGGTGCTGGACTTGGAATTGCCCTCATCATGATCCTTCTCAAAAACGAAGGTGTTGACCCTAACCTATTTCGTATCATCACTCACGAAGACAGAACAGTAGCCAGAGTGGAAATTCCATTTAACGACAATTATGTGTCGTTTCGCAGTGCCGAACTAGCAGAAATATAA
- the secE gene encoding preprotein translocase subunit SecE, with protein MKATSFIQECKAELEKVHWPTRQEVVSSTVVVLVTVFIFSLFLSASDFVFLKLLKWFWALGT; from the coding sequence ATGAAAGCTACGAGTTTCATTCAGGAATGTAAAGCAGAACTTGAAAAAGTACATTGGCCTACGCGCCAAGAAGTGGTGAGTTCTACCGTTGTAGTCCTAGTTACAGTATTTATCTTTTCCTTATTTTTATCAGCTTCGGATTTTGTTTTCTTGAAACTGTTAAAGTGGTTCTGGGCATTAGGAACATAG
- the nusG gene encoding transcription termination/antitermination protein NusG, which translates to MGDSLDKKWYVLQTYSGHENKVKTNIEKMVQQQKLEDQIFSVKIPSMEVAEMKNGKKKVTKKKLMPGYVLVEMNMTDDLRFKIQNLPSVSTFVGGKGKGPEPLSLDEIKNLFSDVGSVESEEVSRPRFLFKVGETLKIIDGPFANFTGLVDEIFPDKGRLRVRVEIFGRSTPVELDYLQVKSEQ; encoded by the coding sequence GTGGGCGATTCTTTAGATAAAAAATGGTATGTGCTTCAGACTTATTCTGGTCATGAGAATAAGGTGAAAACTAACATTGAAAAGATGGTCCAACAACAAAAGCTGGAAGACCAGATCTTTTCGGTGAAAATTCCTTCAATGGAAGTTGCCGAAATGAAAAACGGCAAAAAGAAGGTCACGAAGAAAAAACTCATGCCGGGTTATGTTCTCGTTGAGATGAATATGACGGATGACCTTCGGTTTAAAATCCAGAACTTACCTTCTGTGTCTACGTTTGTAGGCGGAAAAGGAAAAGGTCCGGAACCACTTTCACTCGATGAGATCAAGAATCTCTTCAGTGATGTGGGAAGTGTGGAATCGGAAGAAGTATCACGACCACGTTTCCTCTTCAAAGTGGGCGAAACATTGAAAATTATAGATGGTCCGTTTGCCAATTTCACTGGGCTTGTAGATGAAATTTTCCCTGACAAAGGAAGGCTTCGTGTCCGAGTCGAAATTTTTGGAAGATCCACTCCTGTGGAGTTGGATTACCTCCAAGTAAAATCGGAACAATAG
- the rplK gene encoding 50S ribosomal protein L11: MAAKKVVKQIKLQVEAGKANPAPPVGPALGQAGLNIMEFCKQFNERSKNQMGLKLPVVITVYSDRSFTFVTKSPPAALLVMKALGIPGGSATPHTVKVGTIKRAQLEEIAKTKMEDLNANDLDAAVKIIAGTCRSMGVNVE; the protein is encoded by the coding sequence ATGGCTGCAAAGAAAGTAGTAAAACAAATTAAACTCCAAGTAGAAGCAGGGAAAGCAAACCCAGCTCCTCCGGTAGGACCTGCACTTGGTCAGGCCGGACTCAATATCATGGAATTTTGTAAACAGTTCAATGAGAGATCAAAAAACCAAATGGGGCTCAAACTCCCGGTGGTGATTACTGTTTATTCCGACAGAAGTTTTACATTCGTCACTAAATCACCTCCAGCTGCTCTTCTTGTCATGAAGGCACTTGGGATTCCAGGTGGATCTGCTACTCCTCACACTGTGAAAGTAGGAACGATCAAACGCGCACAACTAGAAGAAATTGCAAAAACGAAGATGGAAGACCTCAATGCGAACGACTTAGATGCAGCAGTGAAAATCATTGCTGGAACTTGCCGTTCCATGGGTGTTAACGTCGAGTAA
- the rplA gene encoding 50S ribosomal protein L1, with the protein MKRGKKYIQLKEKVDRTKAYTLGEAVGLAKATSYSKFDGTLEISTKINYKSLQNVRGTISLPHGTGKTIKVLVFCKGDKQNEAREAGADFVGDMDLIEKVSGGWTDFDACVATPDMMKEVGKLGPVLGRKGLMPKPKAGTVTTDVTKAVKELKAGRIEYRPDKGGVVHLGVGKCSFSDDKLSDNINAVVAALMKDKPSDAKGDYLKSFSVAATMGIGVKVDVKELVNANI; encoded by the coding sequence ATGAAACGCGGCAAAAAATACATCCAACTCAAAGAGAAAGTCGATCGCACAAAGGCTTATACCCTTGGTGAGGCAGTCGGTTTAGCGAAAGCGACCAGTTACTCAAAGTTCGACGGGACTTTAGAGATCTCTACTAAAATCAATTATAAATCTCTTCAAAACGTAAGAGGGACAATTTCTCTTCCTCACGGAACTGGAAAAACAATTAAGGTTTTGGTTTTCTGCAAAGGAGACAAACAAAACGAAGCAAGAGAAGCTGGTGCTGATTTTGTTGGCGATATGGACCTGATTGAAAAAGTTTCTGGTGGATGGACTGATTTTGACGCTTGTGTGGCAACTCCTGATATGATGAAGGAAGTTGGTAAACTTGGTCCAGTTCTTGGTCGTAAAGGCCTTATGCCAAAACCAAAGGCAGGAACTGTCACTACTGATGTAACAAAAGCAGTGAAAGAACTCAAAGCGGGTCGTATTGAATACCGTCCTGATAAAGGGGGAGTGGTTCACTTAGGAGTAGGAAAATGTTCCTTCTCAGATGATAAACTTTCTGATAACATCAATGCTGTTGTTGCAGCACTTATGAAAGACAAACCTTCCGACGCGAAGGGAGATTATCTTAAGTCTTTCTCTGTAGCAGCGACTATGGGAATCGGCGTGAAAGTCGATGTAAAAGAACTAGTAAACGCTAACATATAA
- the rplJ gene encoding 50S ribosomal protein L10, giving the protein MANPSKIEAVSELKSRLEKRPNFILASYSGLTVEDMSNLRAKLRKEGSEMKVIKNNLFLRALKESSEHKNNSIDFGDVYKGPLAAIFSLDALPAVAKVCKDFAKDKKELEIKTGYMDGEVLGKSGVEAIAGLPSKQELLAQVARGINAPATQIASGINQIMASLARAINAVAEKNGN; this is encoded by the coding sequence ATGGCAAATCCATCTAAAATTGAAGCAGTATCAGAACTTAAGAGTCGTTTGGAAAAACGACCTAACTTTATTTTAGCATCTTACAGCGGTTTAACTGTTGAAGATATGTCTAACCTTCGTGCGAAACTTCGCAAAGAAGGATCAGAGATGAAGGTGATCAAAAACAACCTTTTTCTCCGTGCATTAAAAGAGTCTTCTGAACATAAAAACAACTCCATTGATTTTGGGGATGTTTACAAAGGGCCACTTGCAGCGATTTTCTCTCTGGATGCACTTCCAGCAGTAGCGAAAGTTTGTAAGGACTTTGCAAAAGATAAGAAGGAACTCGAAATCAAAACCGGCTATATGGACGGTGAGGTTTTGGGTAAGTCTGGAGTAGAGGCGATTGCTGGACTTCCGTCCAAACAAGAACTTCTTGCGCAAGTTGCTCGTGGGATCAATGCTCCTGCAACGCAAATTGCTTCTGGAATCAATCAAATCATGGCATCATTGGCTCGCGCCATCAATGCTGTAGCCGAGAAAAACGGCAATTAG
- the rplL gene encoding 50S ribosomal protein L7/L12 has product MSVDALLEQIGSLTLVQAADLVKKMEEKFGISAAAPVAVAAVAGAGGGAAAAEEPATFNVILKAHGDKKIDVIKLVREITGLGLADAKTLVEAGGKSVKEGVSKDEAADIKKKLEGVGAQVEVAAAG; this is encoded by the coding sequence ATGTCTGTTGACGCGCTATTAGAACAAATTGGAAGTCTTACATTAGTTCAGGCTGCTGACCTAGTGAAAAAGATGGAGGAGAAATTCGGGATTTCTGCTGCTGCACCGGTTGCGGTAGCGGCTGTTGCGGGTGCAGGTGGTGGCGCTGCTGCTGCTGAAGAACCAGCAACTTTCAATGTTATCTTGAAAGCACACGGTGACAAAAAGATCGACGTTATTAAACTCGTTCGCGAAATCACTGGTCTTGGATTAGCAGATGCGAAAACTCTTGTGGAAGCTGGTGGAAAATCAGTGAAAGAAGGGGTTTCTAAAGATGAAGCTGCTGATATTAAGAAAAAACTCGAAGGTGTTGGGGCTCAAGTAGAAGTTGCTGCTGCCGGTTAA
- the rpoB gene encoding DNA-directed RNA polymerase subunit beta: MHTRMQIRNRVNFGKITDLNLLPNLIYVQKKSFDWFLQSEVKDPTKRLNQGLEAVFRESFPIESPNNDMVMEYGHYVLGEPKRDPQECKDTDSSYAVPLKAVIRLIIKDTGEIREQVVYMGDLPVMTDHGTFIINGAERVVVSQLHRSPGIFFSYDQVRDTFSARVIPYRGSWLEFEMDNKGILVAKIDRKKKFPATLLVKAMGMGTNEEVLRLFYGSSKMKIAGANPKDLKRLIGRRTIADIINMETGEVMLDAGSKINEDNISILREMKVKDVDVIEFPKGKDNPVLINCLEKDGVNDYEDAVKKFHTIMRPGEPSTIENAEAELKRLFFSHKTFDLGVVGRYKINSKFEFNNPKEFSKADDRVLRKQDIIETVRYLVMLMSEAENYYPDDIDHLGNRRIRSVGELIANQLKLGFSRVERVIKERMTVQEPEQQTPQLLISIKPITAVINEFFGSSQLSQFMDQTNPLAELTHKRRLNALGPGGLSRDRAGFEVRDVHYSHYGRMCPIETPEGPNIGLILSMSSFARVNDYGFIETPYRLVKNGKVQKQVEYLTADKEEYHYMAQSNSTVDEKGEFTSKLISTRHRGDFPFRSPSEIQYMDLAPLQVVSVSTALIPFLEHDDANRALMGSNMQRQAVPLLTEEAPFVGTGMEARAAYDAGVCIVAKKDGVVSKVDATGVWVKEDQSKEIVHYPLIKFKKTNQGTCFNQKPNVSMLHTTTGGKVSKVSKERIEVTTPNGEKETHELVLSEDVQFHAVVKEGQDIGIGAPVAGQIIKGEKYGEFGQILQKGTVLANGPSTDAGYLALGRNVLVAFMPWEGYNFEDAILISERIIKDDVFSSIHIEEFEIQARETKLGQEQITRDIPNLSDKAFRDLDESGVIRVGAEVKPGDILVGMVTPKGETDLTPEYKLLHSIFGEKAKEVRDSSLRMPNGFEGTVIDIKRYSRETGDELAAGVEEMVKVYVARKRKLLVGDKMAGRHGNKGVVARVMAQEDMPYMEDGTPVDIVLNPLGVPSRMNLGQIFETQLGFAAKKLGINFETPVFDGASEGDVHEFCQKAGLPGNSKFQLFDGRTGEKFINQVFCGYIYMLKLAHLVDDKIHARSTGPYSLVTQQPLGGKAQFGGQRLGEMEVWALEAYGASHTLQELLTIKSDDMLGRARIYEAIVKGIHSIKPGIPESFNVLVQELRGLALDIIIKDSEGLEVDISDYEDEFSKNKKKIKFETIENV, translated from the coding sequence ATGCATACCCGAATGCAAATTAGAAACCGGGTAAATTTCGGTAAAATTACCGACCTCAATTTACTTCCTAATCTTATCTACGTACAGAAAAAATCCTTTGATTGGTTTCTCCAGTCGGAAGTGAAAGATCCGACCAAACGTTTAAACCAAGGGTTGGAAGCAGTTTTTCGTGAATCTTTTCCAATCGAATCACCAAACAACGATATGGTCATGGAATATGGCCATTATGTGTTAGGGGAACCGAAACGTGATCCTCAAGAATGTAAGGACACAGATTCTTCTTATGCGGTTCCACTGAAAGCAGTCATTCGACTCATCATCAAGGACACAGGTGAAATCCGCGAACAAGTTGTCTATATGGGTGACTTACCTGTGATGACAGACCACGGTACTTTCATCATCAACGGTGCAGAAAGGGTAGTGGTTAGTCAGCTCCACAGATCTCCTGGTATTTTCTTTTCTTATGACCAAGTGCGAGATACATTCTCGGCTCGTGTGATTCCTTACCGGGGTTCTTGGTTGGAATTTGAGATGGACAACAAAGGTATCCTTGTTGCCAAAATCGACCGTAAGAAAAAATTTCCGGCTACCTTACTTGTAAAGGCTATGGGAATGGGAACAAACGAAGAAGTATTACGTTTGTTTTACGGTTCCAGTAAAATGAAGATAGCTGGTGCCAATCCAAAAGACCTCAAACGTCTGATTGGTCGCCGAACCATCGCTGATATCATCAACATGGAAACAGGCGAGGTCATGCTCGATGCTGGTTCCAAAATCAATGAGGATAATATCTCCATCCTTCGTGAAATGAAGGTAAAAGATGTGGATGTCATTGAATTTCCAAAAGGAAAAGACAATCCAGTTCTCATCAACTGCCTGGAAAAAGACGGAGTCAACGACTACGAAGATGCTGTGAAAAAATTTCACACCATCATGCGTCCGGGTGAACCTTCTACAATTGAGAACGCAGAAGCAGAACTCAAAAGGCTCTTTTTCTCACACAAAACGTTTGATTTGGGTGTCGTAGGTCGTTACAAAATCAATAGCAAATTTGAATTCAACAATCCTAAAGAATTCTCAAAAGCTGATGACAGAGTTTTAAGAAAACAAGACATCATTGAAACGGTTCGTTACCTTGTGATGCTAATGTCTGAGGCAGAAAACTACTACCCAGATGATATTGACCACTTAGGAAATAGAAGGATTCGTTCTGTGGGTGAGCTCATTGCAAACCAATTGAAACTAGGATTCTCTCGGGTAGAACGTGTCATCAAAGAAAGAATGACCGTTCAAGAGCCTGAACAACAAACTCCGCAACTTCTCATTTCCATCAAACCAATCACGGCTGTGATCAATGAGTTTTTTGGATCTTCTCAACTTTCTCAGTTTATGGACCAAACAAACCCACTAGCGGAACTAACCCACAAACGTAGGTTAAACGCTCTTGGACCTGGTGGTCTTTCTCGTGACAGAGCAGGTTTCGAAGTTCGTGACGTTCATTATTCTCACTATGGTCGTATGTGCCCAATTGAAACACCGGAAGGTCCAAACATTGGTCTCATTCTATCCATGTCTAGTTTTGCAAGGGTTAACGATTATGGATTCATTGAAACTCCATACCGCCTTGTCAAAAATGGAAAAGTCCAAAAACAAGTAGAGTATCTCACTGCTGATAAAGAAGAATACCACTATATGGCGCAGTCAAATTCGACTGTGGATGAGAAGGGAGAATTTACTTCCAAACTCATTTCCACTCGCCACAGAGGGGACTTCCCGTTCCGTAGCCCATCTGAGATCCAGTACATGGACCTTGCTCCTTTACAAGTTGTGTCTGTATCCACAGCTCTCATTCCATTCCTCGAACATGATGATGCGAACCGCGCTCTCATGGGTTCGAACATGCAACGCCAAGCAGTTCCACTTCTCACAGAAGAAGCTCCTTTTGTGGGAACTGGTATGGAAGCTCGTGCAGCTTATGACGCTGGTGTTTGTATCGTAGCGAAAAAAGACGGTGTGGTATCCAAAGTGGATGCAACAGGAGTCTGGGTGAAAGAAGACCAATCCAAAGAGATTGTGCACTACCCGCTCATTAAATTCAAAAAAACAAACCAAGGTACATGTTTTAATCAAAAACCAAACGTGTCCATGCTCCATACCACAACTGGTGGTAAGGTGAGTAAGGTTTCCAAAGAACGGATCGAAGTGACAACTCCGAATGGTGAAAAGGAAACTCACGAATTGGTATTATCGGAAGACGTACAATTCCATGCTGTTGTCAAAGAAGGACAAGATATCGGAATTGGAGCTCCAGTTGCCGGCCAGATCATCAAAGGGGAAAAATACGGTGAGTTCGGACAAATCCTCCAAAAAGGAACTGTCCTTGCGAATGGTCCTTCCACTGACGCTGGTTATTTGGCACTTGGACGTAACGTCCTTGTGGCATTTATGCCTTGGGAAGGTTATAACTTTGAGGATGCGATTCTTATCTCTGAACGTATCATCAAAGACGATGTTTTCTCTTCCATTCACATTGAAGAATTCGAAATCCAAGCTCGGGAAACCAAACTCGGACAAGAACAAATCACTCGTGACATTCCAAACCTTTCGGACAAAGCCTTCCGTGATTTGGATGAATCAGGTGTGATTCGTGTGGGTGCTGAAGTAAAACCAGGTGACATCCTTGTTGGTATGGTGACTCCTAAAGGGGAAACTGACCTCACTCCAGAATATAAATTATTACACTCTATCTTTGGAGAAAAGGCAAAAGAAGTAAGAGATTCCTCTCTTCGTATGCCAAACGGTTTTGAAGGAACTGTGATCGATATCAAACGTTATTCCCGTGAAACTGGCGATGAACTCGCTGCTGGCGTGGAAGAAATGGTGAAAGTGTATGTGGCTCGTAAACGTAAACTCCTTGTGGGTGATAAGATGGCGGGTCGACACGGAAACAAAGGGGTAGTTGCACGTGTGATGGCACAAGAAGATATGCCATACATGGAAGACGGAACTCCCGTTGATATCGTTCTGAACCCTCTCGGTGTTCCTTCCCGTATGAACCTCGGTCAGATTTTTGAAACACAACTTGGTTTCGCTGCGAAAAAACTAGGGATCAATTTTGAAACACCTGTTTTTGATGGAGCGAGTGAAGGTGATGTTCACGAATTCTGCCAAAAAGCAGGTTTACCAGGAAACAGCAAATTTCAGTTATTCGACGGAAGAACAGGTGAAAAATTCATCAACCAAGTTTTCTGCGGATACATTTACATGTTAAAACTGGCTCACTTGGTGGATGACAAAATCCATGCAAGGTCTACCGGACCTTACTCACTCGTAACGCAACAACCACTAGGTGGTAAGGCGCAGTTCGGGGGACAAAGGTTAGGGGAGATGGAAGTTTGGGCTCTAGAAGCGTATGGTGCATCACACACCTTACAAGAGTTACTCACCATTAAGTCAGATGATATGTTAGGTCGTGCAAGAATTTACGAAGCGATTGTTAAAGGTATCCACTCGATTAAACCGGGTATCCCAGAGTCCTTCAACGTTCTTGTGCAAGAACTCCGAGGTCTAGCACTCGATATCATCATCAAGGACTCCGAAGGATTGGAAGTGGATATCTCTGATTACGAAGATGAATTCTCGAAAAACAAAAAGAAAATCAAATTCGAGACCATTGAAAACGTTTAG